A stretch of the Uranotaenia lowii strain MFRU-FL chromosome 3, ASM2978415v1, whole genome shotgun sequence genome encodes the following:
- the LOC129752169 gene encoding uncharacterized protein LOC129752169 has translation MANFYTQIDHEYGTEAKHSLKMFANLNRKMGNMTTRKDFLIRCRQTGMFPPHITDVFRCVFALFEDNSPYLNELDRQVNRFKRAILNLEIKHTFYKMKQIANSITDTRSNIKRFIPDYESDRFFAKQNAFQQIHQQKRAAQTDRKYRKIMDRSIKSLEQKMPSHNLRAFHNSTTIEVPQPVQLLLSLGSKFALPPPITTPKTFYHLIADIEGIIETTEDEDVKIRNRSAAANKIINHIHSQKNRTRCSPSDKFYKNAIIATKHFLKSDPSIIVLEADKGNVTVMMKREDYDAKMEALIGDQSTYSSLARDPTNGFQTKNNEFAKRLADLKLINRATELKLKTYKATAPCIYGTPKSHKVGLPLRPVVPCMTSPSYELSKYIGRILQASINSKYNVKDSFEFCDFINNVVLPPDHILVSFDVVSLFTCIPRDLVLRNIIYNWDAIKKNTNINLDMFLEIVNFCMSCSYFRFKNKFYQQTYGTAMGNPVSSPIADFVMESLLDSVTRTLDFQIPILRKYVDDLLLALPREHVEQVREKFNQYHPKIQFTVEIESDYRLPYLDLILIRQPDQSIKTEWYRKAIASGRFLNFRSAHNTRLKINTALNFIKRVKIFSTNVSPDAALKLIHENLKLNDYPTALINRLVQKANETDTTSQNTQDTPTQHYRSILNIDGLTANIVRSLKTDYPQVRIGTTQQHTIRSLLPVVKDPIQPIDRSNVVYNIPCAGASDRNETCSKVYVGQTSYKLRTRMSKHKCDVTKLNRIIASGSTASDPAIRELRQSAVVEHCFNQGHMFDFDKATVLDSSNKHRRHLEVLEMCYIQSTPNTVNIQNDTDGRAISYGGVFHTLSRTAHKHSSAPVSGYEEETQTTITNCESSG, from the coding sequence ATGGCTAACTTTTACACCCAGATTGACCACGAATACGGCACCGAAGCAAAACATTCACTAAAGATGTTCGCCAACCTGAACCGAAAAATGGGAAATATGACAACTAGGAAAGACTTCCTAATAAGATGCCGACAAACAGGTATGTTTCCCCCACACATCACAGACGTCTTTCGATGTGTCTTTGCGCTGTTTGAAGACAACAGCCCCTACCTGAACGAGCTCGACAGGCAGGTCAACCGGTTCAAGAGAGCGATATTGAATTTGGAAATCAAACATACGTTCTATAAAATGAAACAGATCGCCAACAGCATAACAGATACACGCAGTAACATAAAACGGTTCATCCCAGATTATGAAAGCGACCGTTTCTTCGCCAAACAGAACGCTTTCCAACAAATTCATCAGCAAAAACGCGCGGCCCAAACTGACCGTAAATATCGAAAGATTATGGACAGAtcgataaaatcccttgagcagAAAATGCCATCACATAACCTCCGGGCGTTTCACAACAGCACCACGATAGAGGTGCCCCAACCTGTTCAACTCTTACTCAGTCTGGGATCCAAGTTCGCTCTACCGCCCCCAATCACAACACCAAAAACATTTTATCATCTAATAGCAGATATTGAAGGAATAATCGAAACGACAGAAGATGAAGATGTCAAGATCCGCAACCGTAGCGCAGCGGCTAACAAAATAATTAACCACATCCACTCGCAGAAAAATAGAACACGATGCAGTCCTTCAGATAAGTTCTACAAAAACGCTATTATTGCCACAAAACATTTCCTAAAATCTGATCCGAGCATCATCGTACTCGAAGCCGACAAAGGTAACGTAACAGTAATGATGAAACGCGAAGATTACGATGCAAAGATGGAAGCACTAATCGGGGACCAAAGCACATATTCAAGCCTAGCTCGCGATCCTACAAACGGTTTTCAAACTAAGAACAACGAGTTCGCAAAAAGGTTagcagatttaaaattaatcaacagGGCAACAGAATTAAAGCTAAAAACGTACAAAGCAACCGCCCCTTGCATCTACGGGACACCCAAGTCACACAAAGTAGGCTTGCCATTAAGACCAGTAGTACCATGCATGACGTCACCATCTTATGAATTGTCCAAATATATAGGACGAATACTCCAAGCATCGATCAACAGCAAATACAACGTCAAGGATTCGTTTGAGTTCTGCGATTTCATCAACAATGTTGTACTCCCACCGGATCACATCCTCGTTTCTTTCGATGTTGTTTCGCTTTTCACCTGTATCCCCCGAGACCTAGTTCTCCGCAACATCATCTACAACTGGGACGCGATAAAGAAGAACACGAACATAAATTTGGATATGTTCCTCGAAATCGTTAACTTCTGCATGAGCTGCAgttatttcagatttaaaaataaattctaccagCAAACATACGGAACGGCGATGGGCAATCCTGTGTCTAGCCCGATAGCTGACTTTGTGATGGAATCACTTTTAGACAGTGTCACACGGACACTCGATTTCCAGATCCCGATCCTAAGGAAATATGTTGATGACCTACTGCTAGCCCTACCAAGAGAACATGTCGAACAGGTAAgagaaaaattcaatcaataccACCCGAAAATCCAATTTACGGTCGAGATAGAGTCAGATTATCGCCTCCCGTACTTGGATCTGATATTGATCAGGCAGCCAGACCAATCAATAAAAACCGAGTGGTATCGAAAAGCGATAGCGTCGGGTCgctttttgaatttcagatcAGCTCACAACACACGGCTCAAAATCAACACGGCTCTGAACTTCATAAAACGTGTGAAAATCTtttcgacaaacgtttcccCCGATGCCGCACTTAAGTTGatccatgaaaatttgaagttaaacgATTACCCTACAGCGTTAATAAATAGATTAGTGCAGAAAGCGAACGAAACCGACACCACCAGCCAAAACACACAAGATACACCCACACAACATTACCGATCCATACTGAACATCGACGGCCTAACTGCGAACATAGTTCGTTCACTGAAAACAGACTATCCGCAAGTACGCATCGGCACCACGCAACAACATACAATACGCAGCCTACTGCCTGTGGTTAAGGATCCGATACAACCGATCGATCGTTCCAATGTAGTATACAACATCCCGTGCGCAGGCGCATCCGACCGTAACGAGACATGCTCAAAAGTTTATGTTGGGCAAACTAGCTACAAACTTCGTACTAGAATGTCCAAGCATAAATGCGACGTCACCAAATTGAACCGAATCATCGCCTCAGGGTCCACAGCATCAGACCCAGCCATCAGAGAGCTACGACAATCGGCCGTTGTTGAACATTGCTTCAACCAGGGACACATGTTCGACTTCGACAAAGCCACCGTTCTCGATAGCTCCAACAAGCACCGCCGGCATCTAGAGGTACTCGAAATGTGCTATATTCAAAGCACTCCGAATACCGTAAATATACAGAACGACACAGACGGAAGAGCGATCTCCTACGGCGGAGTGTTCCACACACTCTCTCGGACTGCTCACAAGCACTCATCGGCGCCGGTTTCTGGCTATGAAGAAGAAAcccaaacaacaataacaaactgTGAGTCGAGTGGATAA